The sequence TCCAGCAAGCGGCTGACCAGACTTTCCAGTTGCTCCAGCGTCAGGGGGATGGACTCGGTCACGTTCAGACCTTGCCGTAGCTGATGGTTGAGGTACCATCTGTCTTGGCAGCCTGGGTGCTGCGCGCCAAATCAGACTTGGCCAAGGTAGCCCAAGCTTCATGCAACTCGGAGAGCAGGCGGTGGCACTCATCCAGTCGCTCGGAACTGTTGTTGAGGTTAGCCTCCATCAAGGCTTTCTCGATATACAGGTAGAGGTCTTTCAGGTTGACGGCAATCTCGCCGCCCTGCGCTTCATTGAGGGCATCCCGCAATGCCGCAACAATCGCTACCGCACGCGAGATCAATGCACCTTTGGCCGCATGGTTCTTCTGGCTGATCTCGCCTTTGGCCCGCTGGATGGCGGTCATGGCGCCGTCGTAGAGCATCACGATCAGTTCAACCGACGATGCCGACAGGATCGCTGAATCCACATCCACACTTCGGTAGGCATCCAGGCCTCGGGCAATCATGCGTACACTTTCCTCATCTAGCAATTCTGTACTGCCCCGGGTGGGACAGTGGTTCCTGATTCCAGTTTACACCATGCCAGCCTAGCGCAGCTGTTGTGCCAGAAAAGCACTGACCTGCTGAATGCGGGCCAGCCCGGCATCCAGTGAAGAGAACTGTGCGGTATAGCGCTTCTTGACGCTTTCCAGCCGGTCTTCGATCCGATCAATCTGCTTCTGGGTATCCTTAACCAGCGTTGACAATCCTTCAGAACGGGTCGACAACAGACCACCGACCGCCTGCATGCCCCGCGCTTTTTCATACAGCCGTACCGCAAACCCCTGGCTACTGTCCGAGAAGAGCTGCTGCACGGCATTGGGATTTTCGTTTACAGCTTTTTCAAACGTCTTCGCATCGAGTGCCAGCTTGCCGTCTTTCTGGAAGCTGATGCCTATCTGGCTCAGATAATTGTAACTGTTGCCGGAAATGTTGGCCTTGACGTTGAACTCCCCCAGCAACTGTTGCTGCATGGTCAGTACTGTATTATCTGCCTCCAGCGCCCCTCCCTTTTTGCGCAAGTCCGAGCTGGAAGTCACGAGCTTGTTATAAGAATCTACAAACGCCGCCACTTTGGCCTTGACCCCCTCCAGGTCGCGGGTAACCGAAATGTTACTGGTCTTGGGGGTGGTGACATCAGCCGATTTCAAGGTCAGCGTCACGCCATCAATCACATCATCAAAACTGTTCTTGGTACGGGTAAAGCTGATACCGTCCACCTTGAACTCCGCATTCTGCGCGGCCTGTACGGTATCGAAACCCGCCGAAACGGTGGTGAACTTGTCCAGCGCCGCCCCACCAGCGGTCTTGCTGACGGTGATGGCAGAGCTGGCCCCGGTATCCTTGGCCGCCAGTGTCAGACGGTAATTGCTGCCGTCATTGATGATGGAAGCCACGATCGAGGTATTACTGCTGTTGGAGTTGATGGCGTCACGAATCTGTTCCAGCGATGAATCCGAGGCCAGCGTCACCGAGAAGGTATTGCCATTGGAGCTGAGTGACAGTGTTCCTGCGGTATCCGCAATGGCACTGGTCTTGCTGGCGTAACCATCGGCTGCCTTGGTGATCAGTTTGTTGGACTGGGCCAGCTTGCTCACAGCCAGACTGTAATTACCAACCGATGCAGAACCATTGCTGGTCGCGGTGGCGACATTGGTGTCACTGCTGCCGGCCTTGCTCAGTGCAAGGCTATCTGCATTGCGAAGGTTGCCCAAGGCAGTCTGCAGTGCAGCCAAGTCATTCTTGATCGAGCCCAGCGCAGAAATCTTGCCATTGTAGGCCGTCTTCTTGCTGTTCAGCGCCGAAATTGGCTGACGCTCCAGCGTCATCAGCTGATTGACTAGTCCGTTGACGTCCAGGACGCTGCCTGAAGAAGTGATGCCCATGATACAACCCCTCTATGGCTGATCCACTGATCTTGCCTCAAACCTTCTGCGAAGTCAGCAAGCCTTTGAACTCATCCAGCCGTTTGGCCAGCTCCAGCATTTCCTCAGAGGGAATCTGCCGCACTACTTCACCGGTATCTTTGTCCTTGACCTTGATGACCGTGGTGCCGGTATCCTTGTCAATGGACAGCTCCAGTGAACGCGCCAGTTGCTGGATGGTTTTGTTGACCTCTTCCACCACCTCACTGAGCGGGCGCTGCGCTGCGCCACGAGACTTGTCACCTTTGCCGTCTTGCTGCTCATCGCGGGATTTCTGGCTGGCACCGCTCTCGCTAACCGTGCGCGGCCCCTTGGGCGGCGCTGGCTGCACCGCCGGGTTGGTCACGCCATCATACTGCGGCGGGGTCACCTTGATGGGTTGAACGTTTCCGATTTCCATGTTCACCACTCCTAGCGAAAACGCCGAGACACGCGCTCAGGCGGTCTCGGCGATACCCGAAGGTCAGTT is a genomic window of Leeia aquatica containing:
- the fliS gene encoding flagellar export chaperone FliS, producing MIARGLDAYRSVDVDSAILSASSVELIVMLYDGAMTAIQRAKGEISQKNHAAKGALISRAVAIVAALRDALNEAQGGEIAVNLKDLYLYIEKALMEANLNNSSERLDECHRLLSELHEAWATLAKSDLARSTQAAKTDGTSTISYGKV
- the fliD gene encoding flagellar filament capping protein FliD, whose translation is MGITSSGSVLDVNGLVNQLMTLERQPISALNSKKTAYNGKISALGSIKNDLAALQTALGNLRNADSLALSKAGSSDTNVATATSNGSASVGNYSLAVSKLAQSNKLITKAADGYASKTSAIADTAGTLSLSSNGNTFSVTLASDSSLEQIRDAINSNSSNTSIVASIINDGSNYRLTLAAKDTGASSAITVSKTAGGAALDKFTTVSAGFDTVQAAQNAEFKVDGISFTRTKNSFDDVIDGVTLTLKSADVTTPKTSNISVTRDLEGVKAKVAAFVDSYNKLVTSSSDLRKKGGALEADNTVLTMQQQLLGEFNVKANISGNSYNYLSQIGISFQKDGKLALDAKTFEKAVNENPNAVQQLFSDSSQGFAVRLYEKARGMQAVGGLLSTRSEGLSTLVKDTQKQIDRIEDRLESVKKRYTAQFSSLDAGLARIQQVSAFLAQQLR
- a CDS encoding flagellar protein FlaG, yielding MEIGNVQPIKVTPPQYDGVTNPAVQPAPPKGPRTVSESGASQKSRDEQQDGKGDKSRGAAQRPLSEVVEEVNKTIQQLARSLELSIDKDTGTTVIKVKDKDTGEVVRQIPSEEMLELAKRLDEFKGLLTSQKV